The Methanocaldococcus infernus ME region TTAGCTCCAACCTTCTTAGCTTCCTTTAGTAGTGTTGTTTCAAGCGGGTTATAGACAAGATCCATAACAACCATATCTTTCCTTAACCTCTCTTTACTAACTATTGGTTTTTCATTAACATTTGGATACATTCCAACAGGAGTGGCATTTATCACTATATCAACATCTTCTAAATCAACATTTAAGTCAGAGTAGCCAACTTCCCTATTAAGCTTTTCCTCTATCTCCTTGGCCAACTTTTTAGCCTTCTCAAGGGTTCTATTTGCTATAACTACAAAGTTATCTTTTGCAAGTTCAAAAGCTACTGCCCTTGCAGCCCCTCCAGCACCAAAGATAACTATCTTTTTATCTTTAACTTTCCCTATCTCCTCTTCTAAAGCTCTTCTTGCTCCTATTCCATCAGTGTTATAGCCAATAGCTATATCATCTTCAATCTTTACAGTATTGACAGCACCTATTAGCTTAGCTTCTTCACTCAACTGATCTAAATACTTTATTATCTCCACCTTATGAGGAATGGTTACATTAAAGCCAACCATTCCAAGAGCTTTAGCTCCATCTACAACAAACCTTAACCTCTCTGGCTTAACATCAAAGGCTAAATAAACATAGTTTAGATTTTTATCTTTAAATGCTGCATTGTGCATAACTGGAGAGAGGGAGTGTTCAACAGGATGCCCTATTAAGCCTACAAGCTTGGTTTTAGCATCCATATTATAACCTTTTTATAATTTCTTCAGCCATCTCAAAGGTTTTTAAATTCCCTCCTAAGTCTGGAGTTGTTAGTCCAAGGGCTAAAACTTCTTCTAAAGCCTTCTCTATTCTATTAGCTGTCTCATGCTCTCCAAGATATTTTAGCATAAGGACAGCACTTAATATAGTTGCTGTTGGGTTAGCTATTCCCTTTCCAGCTATGTCTGGAGCTGAGCCATGGACAGGCTCAAATAGCCCATGCTCATCCCCTATATTGGCTGAAGGAGCTAAGCCAAGTCCTCCAACAGTTCCAGCAGCTCCATCTGATAAGATGTCTCCAAATAGGTTAGAGGTAACAACAACATCAAACACATGAGGCTTTGTTATGATATACATGTTCATAGCATCTATATAGTAGTCTTCTACCTTTATGTCCTTATATTCTTGAGCTACTTTATAAAAGACTCTTTTAAATAAACCATCAGTAACCTTTAGAACATTGGCTTTATGGGCACAAGTCACTTTTCCCTCTTTCCCTTCCTTTTTTCTCTCTCTTGCTAATTCAAAGGCAAACTTAAATATTCTCTCAGAGGCTTTCTCTGTTATTACTCTTGTAGCTGTTGTTATTCCCTCATCAATCTCTGCCTCTATTCCCTTATAAAGTCCTTCTGTATTCTCCCTCACAATTACATAGTCTATATCATCCCTTAAGCACTTAACCCCTTTATAGGATTTAACTGGCCTAACATTGGCATATGTATCTAAGATGTGTCTAAGCTTAACTATAACATCAGCAGCTGTTTCTCCAGCAGCTCCAAAGAGAACAGCTTCACTTTCTAAAGCTTTCTCTATGGTTTCCTCTGGAAGAGCCTTCCCAGTTCTTTTATAAACCTCATCTCCAGCTTCAGCATAGATGAATTCAAAATCTAAGCCAGTAGCTTCTAAAACCTTTATTGTTGCAGGAACCACTTCTTTCCCTATCCCATCTCCCTCAATGACACATATCTTATGAGCCATCACTAACCACCAATAACCTTTTACTTCAAAAAAGTAAAAAGTAGGTAATAAAATTTTAGGTTGGTCTATTATGTTCTTCCTTGGAGAAACTGCTCACATCTCTGGTTTGTGTCATAGTATAGTTAGAGGAGAACTTTATAACACTTGCCCCCTATCCTGTAGATATTGTTATGCTAAGTGGTATAGAGAGGAAAAAGAAGGAGAGAATAAAAAGATTTTTAAATTAATCAATTTACTGAAGGATATTGATTTACCAATAACTCCAGTTAGATTTTCAACCCTCTCAGACCCTCTTTTAAAACCAAGATTTTTTAATAAGGTTATAAAGCTCATCTTGAAGTATGAGATTCCAATTATAATAAATACAAAGCTCTATAGAAGAGAGGTAATAGGTACTTTAAAAGAGCTCTCAGATCTCTGTGTCTTACAAGTTAGTATCCCTTCCCTAACCCAAGTAGAGGAGTTAGAGAAAGTTCCAGTAGAGGATAGATTTAAATTGATAGAAGAGCTTTCTGATTATCTACCAATAGCTGTTAGGCTACAGCCCTTTATCCCAGGAATTAGTGATAAAGAGTTAGAGAACTTTTTTAAGAGGATTGAGTTAGCTAATCTATTAATAGTAGAATTTTTAAGGGTTCCTGAAGAAGAGCTAAGTTTTTATAAAAAGTTTGAGCCAAGTGTTAGCTGGGAAAAATATTTACCTAAGGCTAACTTATTAACCCCTTCACTAAGCTACAAGATAAAAATTTTAACTAAAGTTAGAGAGCTTTGTAATGACTATGAAATAAAGCTAACAACCTGTAAAGAGGGATTATTTAACTTTCATGATAATATAGATTGCTGTGGCTTTGAATTTCTAAAAGTTCCCTATAAGAGGAGAGCTACATTATATGATGCTTATGCCCTACTTAAGGAAAAGAAGAGAGTTGAGATAGAGGAGTTTTTCAAATATTGTGAAAAAAGATTTTTGTCTGGGAAAACCTTGGAGGAATATCCTAAGTGGTATGCTAAGCCATTTATAAAGCATGAGAAGAGGTTAAGAAAGCTGTTAATGTCAGAAGTATTAAATTATTTAACTCCACTAATTAAGGTTGAAAACTCTCATCTAACATTAAGTTCCTTCTCTCCAATCTTCTAAATACTTTTTCTGCTCTTCTGTTAGTTCATCTATCTCAATTCCCATAGACCTTAGCTTTAACTTAGCTATCATTAAATCTTGCTCATAAGGAATTCTATAAACCCTTGGCTCCAACTCTTTATAATGCTCTTTTATATACTCTGCTGCCAATGCTTGGTTAGAGAAACTCATATCCATAACTTCACATGGATGCCCATCAGCACAGACTAAGTTAACTAACCTACCATCTCCTAATAAATATAGTTTTTTACCATCCCTTAATTTGTATTCTCTAACTCCATTTCTAACTTCTTTAATTTTTTCAGCCAACTCTTCCAAATCTCTCTTATTTATCTCATTATCAAAGTGGCCAGCATTTGCTAAGATAGCCTTATCCTTCATCTTTACCATATGCTCTTTTCTAATCACATCCTTACAGCCAGTTGTTGTTATAAAGATGTCTCCATACTTAACAGCCTCTTCCATCTTCATAACTCTAAATCCATCCATCCTTGCCTCTAAGGCTCTTATTGGATTAACTTCAGTAACTATAACCTCTGCTCCCAAGCCTTTAGCTCTCATGGCTACTCCTCTACCACACCAACCATAGCCAGCAACAACAACAGTTTTACCAGCAATTAGTAAATTTGTAGCTCTTATTATCCCATCTAAGGCACTCTGTCCTGTCCCATATCTATTATCAAATAAATATTTTGTATAGGCATCATTCACATCCATCACAGGGAACTTTAAAGCTCCTTCTTTTTCCATGGCCTTTAACCTTATAATTCCTGTTGTTGTTTCTTCACAGGCTCCTCTTATCTTCTCTATAAGCTCTGTCCTTTTAGTATGGACTAAAAAGATGAGATCACAGCCATCATCTATTATAATGTCTGGCTCATGGTCTAAAACTCTATTTAAGTTTTCATAATACTCTTCTCTTGTCTCTCCTCTCCATGCATAAACATGCATTCCCTTCTTAGCACATGCAGCTGCTACATCATCTTGAGTAGAGAGAGGGTTACAGCCAGTTATAGCTATCTTTGCCCCACCTTCCATTAAAGTCTCTGCTAAAACAGCTGTCTTAGCCTCAAGGTGTAAAGCCATTCCAATGGTTAATCCTTTAAAAGGCTTCTCTTCCTTAAACCTCTCTCTTATTAGTGAGAGAACAGGCATATGCTCCTTAGCCCACTCTATCTTTCTCTCTCCCTCTTTCCAGAGGTTTATGTCTTTAACCTTATACATAGTAAAGCCCTCCCAAAGTTGTTAAGTTAAAAAATTTATAAAAACTATTTTTCTAAATAATATATAAAAACAAGCATTTTAGGTGAGAGCTATGAGGTTTGTGGTTGGACACAAAAATCCAGATACAGATAGTATAGTATCTTCTATAGTCTTAGCCTATTTCTTAGACTGTTATCCAGCTAAGTTAGGGAAGATAAACCCAGAAACAGAGTTTGTTTTAAGAAAATTTGGAGTTATGGAGCCTGAAACTATTGAGAGTGCCAAAAATAAAGAAATTATTTTAGTTGACCACTCAGAAAGGAGCCAGAGCTTAGATGATTTAGATGAAGGGAAGTTAATAGCTATTATTGACCATCATAAAGTTGGTTTAACAACCTCTGAGCCAATTATATACTATGCTAAGCCTGTAGGAAGTACAGCAACAGTTATAGCTGAGCTTTACTTTAAGAAAGCTCTTGACTTAATAGGAGGAAAGAATAAGGAGCTAACTCCTGACTTAGCTGGCTTACTGTTAAGTGCTATCCTCTCTGATACTGTTCTCTTCAAATCTCCAACAACTACAGAGTTAGACAAGGAGATGGCTAAAAAATTAGCTGAGATAGCTGGAGTTAAGGACATTGAAAGCTTAGGTTTAGAAATCTTAAAGGCTAAATCAGTAGTTAGTAAGATGGAGCCAGAGGAAATTATTAAGATGGACTTCAAGGACTTTAACTTCAATGGTAAGAAGGTTGGAATAGGGCAAGTTGAAATTATAGATATAAGTGAAATAGAGGATAAGAAGAAGAGAATTAAAGAGTTGTTGGAAGAGAAGCTAAAGAGTGAAGGTTATGATCTTATCTTGTTTATGATCACTGACATCATGAAGGAAGGTAGTGAAATTTTGGTTATAGGAAATAAGGAGATGTTTGAGAAGGCATTTAATGTTAAGTTAGAAAACAACTCTATCTTCTTACCAGGAGTTATGTCAAGGAAGAAACAAGTTGTTCCTCCTTTAGAGAGAGCTTATCAGTGATTTTCATGAACTTTTCTAATTTTATCCCTGAGCACATGGAGAGAAGAGGGAAGATAGTCTTAGAGGAAAATTTAAGGATAATAGAAAGAGTTTTAGAACAAAGATCTGTCCCTGAGGAAGGGATTAAAGAAGAGCTAATAGAGTTGTTATTAACCAAGCTCTCTTTAATGGACACTGATAAAGACCCAAGGGCTATAAGGATAGGGGAGAGAGAAGCAAGAGTTTGGAGCAAGTTACAGGAGAGAAGTGTCTTCTATTTTAACCATGGAGTAGGAAGAAGTGGGAATTTAATAGACCCTCAACCTAAGGCTCCAGGAGCAAGTATTATGTATAAGCTAACTAACCAACTTTTAACAAGCTTTTTAAAAAAACTTGGCTTGAAGGTTAAAGCCTTTGCCACACCTGTAGCCACTGGCTTGTCCCTCTCTTTATGCCTCTCAGCTCTGAGAAGGAAGTATGGGATTAGAGAAGTTATTTACCCATTTGCAGGGCATAAGAGTCCAATTAAGGCCATTTCCTTAGCTGGCTTAAGGATGAGGTTAGTAGAAACTAAGATATTTGGAGACACTGTTAAGGCTCCAGTTGAAGATATAGAGAAAGCTATAAAAAAGGATAGATGTGCTGTTCTCTCTACCTTAACTTTTTTCCCACCAAGGGAAGAGGATTTAGTTGAGATTGCTAAGCTTTGTGAAGAGGAAGGAGTTCCTCATATAGTAAATGGAGCCTATGCTATACAAAATAACTTTTATTTAGATAAGTTGAAGAAAGCCTTGAAATATAGAGTTGATGCTATAGTAAGCTCAACAGATAAGAATCTATTCACACCAATAGGAGGAGGAATTATCTATAGTAAGGATGAGAAATTTTTGAAGGAAATTTCTCTATCCTATCCTGGAAGAGCTTCAGCCAACCCTATAGTAAATACTTTAATCTCTCTATTAGCAATTGGCTTTAAGAGATATAAAGAATTAATGAAAGAGCAGAAGGAGAGTAAAGAGCTCTTGGATAAGCTTTTAACTGAGCTTGCTGAGGAAAAAAATGAAAAGCTTTTAGAGGTTAAGAATCCTATAGCTTCAGCCATCACTACAAAAAAAGATCCTATAGAGCTTGCTGGAAAGCTTTACAACTTAAGGGTTACAGGCCCAAGGGGAGTTAGAAAGGATGACAAGTTTGGGACAAGTTACTTAGGAGTTTATAAGTATAACTATATTGTTATTAATGCTTCCATTGGAGTTAGGAGAGATGATATTTATAAGGTTGTGGAGAAGCTTAGGGAGGTTATTTGAAGTTACATTTTGAATATCTGAGTTCTATTTTTTCATATTTTTCAGGATTTATATTTTTGAGATATTCAAAGTATAATTCCCAATGTTCTTTGTTATCCAATCTTGGCCCAAGAGTGATATCTTCAATGTAGTCCCTTAAATCCTTTTCTATTTCAACATATAGCTTTGGTGGAGTATGAGTTTCATCTAATTTTATTTTATCCTTATGGAATTTTAAGTTATAAACCTTTACAACTCTACATTCTTTCTCTTCTTTGTAATATTTGGATTTTACTAAGTATCTAATTTCATCTAATATAGCTCTTACAATTATCTTTACCGTTTCATAGATTTCTGGGTCTTTACCAATAAGATCTTTTAATGACCCTACTAACTTATCTATGTCTTCTAAGGTTTTTAATAACTTTTTAAATCTTTCATCTTTATTGTTTTCATCTTCATAGATTACATAATATAGACAATATATATCTTTAATATTTCTTTCAAACTCAATATTTTTAGAAATTATAATATTTTTATAAACTTCGGAATAGTCATGTTCATAATCAAAAAAATCTTTTTTTATGCCTATACAAACTCCTTTAGCTTCTTCGTTATTCTCATCTTTTCCATAAGTTCTCCATAAGAATAAATTATCTCCCTCGACTACAAAACTTCCGATAAATACTTGAAACTCCATATCTTCCTTAAAATTTTGCACATCTTGTTCATTTTTAATTTCATAAATATCTTTTAAGTTTTTTAAATTTTTATTAACAATTATTCTTAAAAGTGTTTTACCTTCTTCTGGATCATTCATATAAGATACATTGTATAATCTAAAGTAAGAACCATTTAAAAGATTTTTTACAACTGTAGGTTTAGTATAGTGGTAAATTACTCCTTTATCTGAAACAATTAACTCTTTTTTAAGATCTATAATATAAAGTTGTATTTTACATAACAATCCAAAAATTTTTGTAAATATATCTTCATCAATTTTTTCTTTTGAATACAATCTTTGTTTTAAATATTTAAATATGTATATTAAAGGACTATAAAAGTTAGGATCTATTTCTAATACTTTTTTAAAACATTCTATTGCTTCTTTATATTTATCTAATGCTTTTTCATATTTTTTTGATTCCTCCTCGTGTTTACCTAATTTAGCAAGTATAATTCCTTTATAATACCAAGCGGCTGGATTATTTGGATCGAGTTTTATTGCTTTATCAAAACATTCTATCGCTTTTTCATATCTCTCTAATTTATATAACGAATCTGCTTTATAATACCAAGCGGCTGGATTATTTGGATCGAGTTTTATTGCTTTATCAAAACATTCTATCGCTTTTTCATATCTCTCTAATTTATATAACGAATCTGCTTTATAATACCAAGCGGCTGGATTATTTGGATCGAGTTTTATTGCTTTATCAAAACATTCTATCGCTTTTTCATATCTCTCTAATTTATATAACGAATCTGCTTTATAATACCAAGCGGCTGGATTATTTGGATCGAGTTTTATTGCTTTATCAAAACATTCTATCGCTTTTTCATATCTTCCTTCATTATAGTATTTTAAACCTTTTTCATAATATTTTCTTACATCCATATATTCTCACCAAATACGGATAATTAAATATGAAAGTGAAATATACTAATTTATTTAGTCAAATATATATTAAACCTCTGATTTTATTAACCCCTCTAACTTCTCCAAATCAAACAATAAATGGTTTGGCTCTAACCCTACTTCTCCATTAACTCTTTTACAAAAGACACAGTAATATTTATCATAGCCCTTCAACCCAACTAACTCAGATTTCTCTCTAAATCTTTAAAGATGCCATAAATTTCCTTAGCACTTCTCTCTCCACTTAACTTCTACAAATAAGGCTTTATTTTCACTCAACTCTTCTTCAAAATTTTCTTCCTTAAAAAGTCTAAAATACATTGGGGGTATTCCTCCAGTTATGGAGTGGATTTTAACAACTGCTTCTATATCAACATTTTCAAATATTTTCTAACATGTAAAAACTTCAATGGAGACAAACTTTAACTGAGCTATCCTTCTTCCATAGAGAGAACTTTTGTAAAACATTATACTCTTCATAAGCCCAACAAGGGAGCCACAGAGATTATAAAAAATCTGTCATCTAATATTTCATCAATCACATGCTGAAAACTGCTGAAGTATTTTTATCCTCTAACAAGAGAACTCATCAATAACCACTTTTATCAGCTAAAAAATTGAACCAATAGTTTTCATAAACTGTTTTATAAGCTCAGTCTTTCCTACTCTTCTTCTACCATATAAGATCAAAACCTCTTTTTTATCTGACTCATAAAGCTTTTTTAATAGAGCTTCTTCTCTATTTACAAACATTAGGACCACCAAGATTATCTTAGCTAAGATTATCTTGAGCAAGATAATATTTTGTAGAATATATAGAATAAATTAAAATCTTTTTTCTAAAATTTTAAAAGATTTAATGTTTTATTCCCTTATCGTTGCCTTTAATCTTTTTTCCTTTAAAATTAAATCTAAGCCGTCATCAATATTTTTAACAACAATATCAGAGTTTAAAAGTGTTTTTGTCCAAGTTCCTTCATCTCCCAAGACACATATTCCCAAATCAGCATTTTTTAATAATAGTTCGTCATTCGCCCCATTTCCAAAGGCAATGATTTTTTCATTTTTGTATTTTTTCCTAATTTCTTTCAAGATTTCATTTTTTGCTATTTTTTCACTTCCATACTTTTCTTTATCAACTTTAATTCCCTTAATACCAAGCTCATTTTCTATATCTTTTAATGTTCCAAAGGTATCTGCGGAGAGGATAAAAATTTCATGATATTTTCTTAGTTCTTTTATTCGCTTTTTTGTCGAGTCCTTTATAACTCCATCTGTTGCTATTGTTCCGTTTAGGTCTAATATAATTATCATACTCTCACCATGCTATTAGATTTTCTAATAATTATGTTTATATATTCTAATTAAGTACGTTTATATATATGGCACATAAAGGTGATTGTTTGCTTGGGGTGTGTGTTAGAATTAAAAACACGAATCTCATTGAAAAATTTAAACAATTTGAACTCATAGATTGGGGCTTACATTTCTGCCCATACAATAAAAAAATGGAAAATATCATTGGTTTTCACGCCCCAATCGTAGATTTAGGAGATCCAAATAGCAAAGCTCTAAGCGTTTTAAAACATATTGTTGATATAATTTCAGATCATGACTACTTAACACTTCATATAACCAATGGGAAAGACCCAAATATTGATGTTTTAATTTCCAACTTATCTGAATTAGTTGATTATGCAAGAAAAAAGGATGTAAAGATTTGCATTGAAAATTTAAGAACTGGATTTTCATCAAATCCGAATAATTTAATTGAGATAGCTGACGTTACTGGCTGCTTAATAACTTACGATATTGGACATGTTGATTATGAGAACAGAGTTAAATATATAGAGATATTTTCAGATAAGATATATAATGTCCATGTTTATGAATTAGAGATTCCAAAGATTGGACATGTTGCCCCAAAAAATCTTGAAAAACTAAGGCCAACATTAGACAAACTTTTGGATGTTGGTTGTGATTTCTGGCTTATTGAACTGATGGATATTGAGGAAATAATAAGGACTAAAAAGCTGTGTGAGGAATATCTAAAGGAACATAGGTGATTATAATGTATTATATAGATTTTAAAACGTCTTTTAATAAGTTGGAACTCTCAGAGGAAACATTTAAAATTATAGGTGAATTTGGAATAAATTTAAAAGATATTGCAATTGGGGAATTTGCTGGGAAAGATAGTGTTGCTGCAATAATAGAGGCATTTAAGGAATTTGATGCTATACTGCCAGTGGTTGCATTTACTGGGACAGACTATGGAGATAAAAATATATTTTACAAAAATTGGGAGACATTAAATAATAGGATAAAA contains the following coding sequences:
- the aroE gene encoding shikimate dehydrogenase, whose protein sequence is MDAKTKLVGLIGHPVEHSLSPVMHNAAFKDKNLNYVYLAFDVKPERLRFVVDGAKALGMVGFNVTIPHKVEIIKYLDQLSEEAKLIGAVNTVKIEDDIAIGYNTDGIGARRALEEEIGKVKDKKIVIFGAGGAARAVAFELAKDNFVVIANRTLEKAKKLAKEIEEKLNREVGYSDLNVDLEDVDIVINATPVGMYPNVNEKPIVSKERLRKDMVVMDLVYNPLETTLLKEAKKVGAKTIDGLGMLIYQGAEAFKIWTGVEPNIEVMRESILKVLKN
- the leuB gene encoding bifunctional 3-isopropylmalate/3-methylmalate dehydrogenase: MAHKICVIEGDGIGKEVVPATIKVLEATGLDFEFIYAEAGDEVYKRTGKALPEETIEKALESEAVLFGAAGETAADVIVKLRHILDTYANVRPVKSYKGVKCLRDDIDYVIVRENTEGLYKGIEAEIDEGITTATRVITEKASERIFKFAFELARERKKEGKEGKVTCAHKANVLKVTDGLFKRVFYKVAQEYKDIKVEDYYIDAMNMYIITKPHVFDVVVTSNLFGDILSDGAAGTVGGLGLAPSANIGDEHGLFEPVHGSAPDIAGKGIANPTATILSAVLMLKYLGEHETANRIEKALEEVLALGLTTPDLGGNLKTFEMAEEIIKRL
- a CDS encoding radical SAM protein → MFFLGETAHISGLCHSIVRGELYNTCPLSCRYCYAKWYREEKEGENKKIFKLINLLKDIDLPITPVRFSTLSDPLLKPRFFNKVIKLILKYEIPIIINTKLYRREVIGTLKELSDLCVLQVSIPSLTQVEELEKVPVEDRFKLIEELSDYLPIAVRLQPFIPGISDKELENFFKRIELANLLIVEFLRVPEEELSFYKKFEPSVSWEKYLPKANLLTPSLSYKIKILTKVRELCNDYEIKLTTCKEGLFNFHDNIDCCGFEFLKVPYKRRATLYDAYALLKEKKRVEIEEFFKYCEKRFLSGKTLEEYPKWYAKPFIKHEKRLRKLLMSEVLNYLTPLIKVENSHLTLSSFSPIF
- the ahcY gene encoding adenosylhomocysteinase; protein product: MYKVKDINLWKEGERKIEWAKEHMPVLSLIRERFKEEKPFKGLTIGMALHLEAKTAVLAETLMEGGAKIAITGCNPLSTQDDVAAACAKKGMHVYAWRGETREEYYENLNRVLDHEPDIIIDDGCDLIFLVHTKRTELIEKIRGACEETTTGIIRLKAMEKEGALKFPVMDVNDAYTKYLFDNRYGTGQSALDGIIRATNLLIAGKTVVVAGYGWCGRGVAMRAKGLGAEVIVTEVNPIRALEARMDGFRVMKMEEAVKYGDIFITTTGCKDVIRKEHMVKMKDKAILANAGHFDNEINKRDLEELAEKIKEVRNGVREYKLRDGKKLYLLGDGRLVNLVCADGHPCEVMDMSFSNQALAAEYIKEHYKELEPRVYRIPYEQDLMIAKLKLRSMGIEIDELTEEQKKYLEDWREGT
- a CDS encoding manganese-dependent inorganic pyrophosphatase translates to MRFVVGHKNPDTDSIVSSIVLAYFLDCYPAKLGKINPETEFVLRKFGVMEPETIESAKNKEIILVDHSERSQSLDDLDEGKLIAIIDHHKVGLTTSEPIIYYAKPVGSTATVIAELYFKKALDLIGGKNKELTPDLAGLLLSAILSDTVLFKSPTTTELDKEMAKKLAEIAGVKDIESLGLEILKAKSVVSKMEPEEIIKMDFKDFNFNGKKVGIGQVEIIDISEIEDKKKRIKELLEEKLKSEGYDLILFMITDIMKEGSEILVIGNKEMFEKAFNVKLENNSIFLPGVMSRKKQVVPPLERAYQ
- the spcS gene encoding O-phosphoseryl-tRNA(Sec) selenium transferase; translated protein: MNFSNFIPEHMERRGKIVLEENLRIIERVLEQRSVPEEGIKEELIELLLTKLSLMDTDKDPRAIRIGEREARVWSKLQERSVFYFNHGVGRSGNLIDPQPKAPGASIMYKLTNQLLTSFLKKLGLKVKAFATPVATGLSLSLCLSALRRKYGIREVIYPFAGHKSPIKAISLAGLRMRLVETKIFGDTVKAPVEDIEKAIKKDRCAVLSTLTFFPPREEDLVEIAKLCEEEGVPHIVNGAYAIQNNFYLDKLKKALKYRVDAIVSSTDKNLFTPIGGGIIYSKDEKFLKEISLSYPGRASANPIVNTLISLLAIGFKRYKELMKEQKESKELLDKLLTELAEEKNEKLLEVKNPIASAITTKKDPIELAGKLYNLRVTGPRGVRKDDKFGTSYLGVYKYNYIVINASIGVRRDDIYKVVEKLREVI
- a CDS encoding tetratricopeptide repeat protein; protein product: MDVRKYYEKGLKYYNEGRYEKAIECFDKAIKLDPNNPAAWYYKADSLYKLERYEKAIECFDKAIKLDPNNPAAWYYKADSLYKLERYEKAIECFDKAIKLDPNNPAAWYYKADSLYKLERYEKAIECFDKAIKLDPNNPAAWYYKGIILAKLGKHEEESKKYEKALDKYKEAIECFKKVLEIDPNFYSPLIYIFKYLKQRLYSKEKIDEDIFTKIFGLLCKIQLYIIDLKKELIVSDKGVIYHYTKPTVVKNLLNGSYFRLYNVSYMNDPEEGKTLLRIIVNKNLKNLKDIYEIKNEQDVQNFKEDMEFQVFIGSFVVEGDNLFLWRTYGKDENNEEAKGVCIGIKKDFFDYEHDYSEVYKNIIISKNIEFERNIKDIYCLYYVIYEDENNKDERFKKLLKTLEDIDKLVGSLKDLIGKDPEIYETVKIIVRAILDEIRYLVKSKYYKEEKECRVVKVYNLKFHKDKIKLDETHTPPKLYVEIEKDLRDYIEDITLGPRLDNKEHWELYFEYLKNINPEKYEKIELRYSKCNFK
- a CDS encoding ATP-binding protein yields the protein MFVNREEALLKKLYESDKKEVLILYGRRRVGKTELIKQFMKTIGSIF
- a CDS encoding HAD hydrolase family protein, which gives rise to MIIILDLNGTIATDGVIKDSTKKRIKELRKYHEIFILSADTFGTLKDIENELGIKGIKVDKEKYGSEKIAKNEILKEIRKKYKNEKIIAFGNGANDELLLKNADLGICVLGDEGTWTKTLLNSDIVVKNIDDGLDLILKEKRLKATIRE
- a CDS encoding sugar phosphate isomerase/epimerase family protein yields the protein MLGVCVRIKNTNLIEKFKQFELIDWGLHFCPYNKKMENIIGFHAPIVDLGDPNSKALSVLKHIVDIISDHDYLTLHITNGKDPNIDVLISNLSELVDYARKKDVKICIENLRTGFSSNPNNLIEIADVTGCLITYDIGHVDYENRVKYIEIFSDKIYNVHVYELEIPKIGHVAPKNLEKLRPTLDKLLDVGCDFWLIELMDIEEIIRTKKLCEEYLKEHR